Within Rothia sp. ZJ932, the genomic segment GTAAAACCGCAATTGCGGTTGACGCGATTTTGAACCAGAAAGCTAACTGGGCTTCAGGCGACGTCAACAAGCAGGTTCGTTGCATCTATGTTGCAGTGGGTCAGAAGGCATCAACTATTGCCGCAGTACGTACCACCCTTGAGGCGCAGGGCGCTTTGGAGTACACCACCATCGTGGCGTCTCCTGCATCCGATGCTGCAGGCTTCAAGTACCTGGCACCTTACACCGGCTCGGCTATCGGCCAGCACTGGATGTACGGTGGCAAGCACGTTCTGATTATCTTTGATGACCTGTCAAAACAGGCAGAAGCCTACCGTGCAGTGTCACTGCTGCTCCGCCGTCCTCCGGGTCGTGAAGCATACCCCGGCGATGTCTTCTACTTGCACTCTCGTTTGCTCGAACGCTGTGCAAAGCTCTCAGACGAGCTGGGTGCAGGTTCTATGACCGGCTTCCCAATCATTGAAACTAAGGCAAACGACGTTTCAGCCTTCATTCCGACCAACGTTATTTCGATTACCGACGGTCAGATCTTCTTGCAGTCAGACCTCTTCAACGCGAACCAGCGCCCCGCAGTAGACGTGGGTATCTCGGTGTCACGCGTTGGTGGTGCGGCTCAGACCAAGGCAATGAAGAAGGTTTCAGGTACCTTGAAGCTCGAACTTGCTCAGTACCGCGCAATGGAAGCATTCGCTATGTTCGCATCTGACCTTGATGATGCCTCAAAGCAGCAGCTGACCCGTGGCGCACGTCTGACTGAGCTTCTGCGTCAGCCCCAGTACACCCCCTACGCGGTTGAAGAACAGGTTGTTTCAATCTGGGCTGGTACTTCAGGTCACCTGGATCACCTCGAGGTCTCAGACGTTCTTCGCTTCGAAGAGCAGTTCATCGACCACCTGCGTCGTACCACCAACGTTCTCGACAACATCGGTGCAACTGGTAAGCTCGAAGACGCTGATAAGGATGCACTTGAGGCGGCGGTTGCTGAGGTCAAGCGTGACTTCCGCTCAGAGGGTTCAAGCCACCTGGTTGATGCGGGTCATGAAGAGTTCAAGCCGGTTTCAGACGCAGAAGTGTCACAGGAAACCATTGGTTAGCGATTAGTTTCTGAAAAATAAGCTTTCGGGCTTTGTCGAGAAATCTCAAAGCCCGAAAGCCTACAGAAACAGAAAGGAAGCTTCATGGGAGCCCAGATTAGGGTTTACCGTCAAAAGATTGCTTCAACATCGTCGATGAAGAAAATCTTCAAGGCGATGGAGATGATCGCAACCTCACGCATCAATAAGGCTCGTCGTAACGCTAACGCCGCTAGCCCCTACGCAAATGCTTTGACCAAAGCGGTTACTGCTATCGCAACTCAGAGCTCAATCTCGCATCCGCTCATCAACCAGAGCGTCAACTCCCGCCGGTCGGCAGTGTTGGTTCTGACTTCTGATCGCGGCCTTGCAGGTTCTTACTCAGCCTCCGTGCTGAAGAAGACTGAAGGTTTGATTGAGAAGTTGCGTGGTGAAGGACGCGAGGTTCAGCTGTATCTTGTAGGTCGTAAGGCAAAGTCATATTTTGATTTCCGCGAGCGTTCCTATGAGAAGGCGTGGGAGGGTAACACCGATGCGCCCGAGGTCCAGACCGCAGTTGATATTCGTGATGCGTTGCTTGAAGCCTACGCTCGTCCCTTTGAAGAGGGCGGCGTTGACGATCTTCACATCGTGTACACCGAGTTCATCTCAATGGTTACCCAGGAAACCAAGATTCTGCGTCTGCTGCCTCTGGCAGTGAGCGATGCCCGTTCAATGGGCGAAGAAATCGTTCCTGGTCACCGTCTTGAAGATGATGAGTTCAAGCAGAACTCAGCCTTCGACTTTGAGCCCAACCCGCAGGATGTACTCGATGCGCTGATGCCTCGATACATTGCGTCTCGCCTTTACGCTTGCCTCCTTGAAGCAGCAGCATCCGAACTGGCATCTCGCCAGCGCGCGATGAAGTCAGCGGGCGATAACGCTGATGAGCTCATCAAGAAGTACAAGCGACTGATGAACAACGCTCGTCAGGCTGCGATTACTCAGGAGCTGTCAGAAATTGTGGGTGGCGCGGACGCGCTGGCCTCATAACCTGAAACTACCTCAACAACAAACTTTAATCTCAACCAGGTAAGTGAGAGAAATGACTGCCACTTTGAATGAATCGGCTACCCAGCCGACTGGCGGCGCTACTGGTCGCATTGCCCGTGTTATCGGGCCTGTGATTGACGTAGAATTCCCCGCCGGTCAGGTTCCGGGTGTCTACAATGCACTCACCGCTGACCTCACCGTCAACGGTCAGACCCGCAAAATTACTTTTGAAACCGCACAGCACCTCGGTGATTCACTGGTTCGTGCGATTTCACTGCAGGCTACCGACGGTCTCGTCCGCGGTCAGCACGTAGTAGACACCGGAGCACCTATCACCGTTCCCGTGGGAGATGCCGTCAAGGGTCACATCTTCAACGTTCTCGGTGACGCACTGGATGTTTCCAACGATGAGATCAAGGCTGATACTTACTGGCCGATCCACCGTTCAGCACCTAACTTTGCTGATCTTGAAGGCTCCACTGAAATGTTGGAGACCGGCATCAAATCCATCGACCTTCTGACCCCTTACATCAAGGGCGGTAAGATTGGTCTGTTCGGTGGTGCTGGTGTTGGTAAGACCGTTCTGATCCAGGAAATGATTACCCGTGTTGCTCGTAACTTTGGTGGTACCTCAGTGTTCACCGGTGTTGGTGAGCGTACCCGTGAAGGTAACGACCTCTGGGTAGAAATGGAAGAGGCAGGTGTTCTTAAAGACACCGCACTCGTCTTCGGCCAGATGGATGAACCCCCTGGAACTCGTCTGCGCGTTGCGCTGACCGGTCTGACCATGGCGGAGTACTTCCGCGA encodes:
- the atpA gene encoding F0F1 ATP synthase subunit alpha — protein: MADLTINADDVRNALNDFAASYEPGNAERVEVGRVATASDGIARVEGLPSVMANELLRFEDGTLGLAQNLDTREIGVIVLGDFTGIEEGQAVHRTGEVLSVPVGDEFLGRVVDPLGQPIDDLGPIKAEGRRALELQAPGVTQRKSVHEPLQTGLKAIDAMIPIGRGQRQLIIGDRQTGKTAIAVDAILNQKANWASGDVNKQVRCIYVAVGQKASTIAAVRTTLEAQGALEYTTIVASPASDAAGFKYLAPYTGSAIGQHWMYGGKHVLIIFDDLSKQAEAYRAVSLLLRRPPGREAYPGDVFYLHSRLLERCAKLSDELGAGSMTGFPIIETKANDVSAFIPTNVISITDGQIFLQSDLFNANQRPAVDVGISVSRVGGAAQTKAMKKVSGTLKLELAQYRAMEAFAMFASDLDDASKQQLTRGARLTELLRQPQYTPYAVEEQVVSIWAGTSGHLDHLEVSDVLRFEEQFIDHLRRTTNVLDNIGATGKLEDADKDALEAAVAEVKRDFRSEGSSHLVDAGHEEFKPVSDAEVSQETIG
- a CDS encoding F0F1 ATP synthase subunit gamma, whose product is MGAQIRVYRQKIASTSSMKKIFKAMEMIATSRINKARRNANAASPYANALTKAVTAIATQSSISHPLINQSVNSRRSAVLVLTSDRGLAGSYSASVLKKTEGLIEKLRGEGREVQLYLVGRKAKSYFDFRERSYEKAWEGNTDAPEVQTAVDIRDALLEAYARPFEEGGVDDLHIVYTEFISMVTQETKILRLLPLAVSDARSMGEEIVPGHRLEDDEFKQNSAFDFEPNPQDVLDALMPRYIASRLYACLLEAAASELASRQRAMKSAGDNADELIKKYKRLMNNARQAAITQELSEIVGGADALAS
- the atpD gene encoding F0F1 ATP synthase subunit beta — its product is MTATLNESATQPTGGATGRIARVIGPVIDVEFPAGQVPGVYNALTADLTVNGQTRKITFETAQHLGDSLVRAISLQATDGLVRGQHVVDTGAPITVPVGDAVKGHIFNVLGDALDVSNDEIKADTYWPIHRSAPNFADLEGSTEMLETGIKSIDLLTPYIKGGKIGLFGGAGVGKTVLIQEMITRVARNFGGTSVFTGVGERTREGNDLWVEMEEAGVLKDTALVFGQMDEPPGTRLRVALTGLTMAEYFRDVQNQDVLLFIDNIFRFTQAGSEVSTLLGRMPSAVGYQPNLADEMGLLQERITSTRGHSITSMQAIYVPADDYTDPAPATTFAHLDATTELNRDIASRGLYPAIDPLTSTSRILDPQYIGQEHYDTAIRVKAILQENKELQDIIAILGVDELSEEQKVVVSRARRIEQFLSQNTYTAKQFTGVEGSTVPLKETIESFQMICNGDVDHIPEQAFYNIGGMDDVMRRFEELKAQTGAK